Proteins found in one Tolumonas lignilytica genomic segment:
- the corA gene encoding magnesium/cobalt transporter CorA: protein MITAYILRNKILEVIQLTAQDVLPPNTIWLDAHKPDDEEREWLSSLFLEEVPEEEELDEIEASARFYWDTDGLHILSLFPQRIGGETRGVNMSFTLRNNLLISFREEDIGIVRLLRHYMRHDRVEVENAMDILLELMDLKVEYLSDLIEDGYTTLEETSELVLSDEQIHEMLQELMEQEETNSQIRLALHDTRRALRFLRRTVRQQLLTEQKKTIDEVLHDIESLLPHTQFLFDKINFQLEVAMGFTNLQQNKVIKIFSVAAVVFLPPTLIASMYGMNFDFMPELHWQLGYLVSIGMMLASAFGTYFFFRKKGWL from the coding sequence ATGATTACCGCTTACATACTGCGTAATAAGATTTTGGAGGTTATTCAGCTAACCGCCCAGGATGTATTACCGCCCAACACAATTTGGCTGGATGCCCATAAGCCTGACGATGAAGAACGTGAATGGCTGAGCAGTTTGTTCCTTGAAGAAGTGCCCGAAGAAGAAGAACTGGATGAAATCGAAGCATCTGCCCGTTTCTACTGGGACACTGATGGTCTGCATATTTTATCGTTATTCCCTCAACGAATTGGTGGCGAAACCCGCGGTGTAAACATGTCGTTTACATTACGCAACAACCTGCTGATCAGCTTCCGTGAAGAAGACATCGGTATCGTCCGCCTGTTGCGTCACTACATGCGTCACGATCGTGTCGAAGTAGAAAATGCAATGGATATTTTGCTGGAGCTGATGGATCTGAAAGTCGAATATTTGTCTGACCTGATTGAAGACGGATATACCACTTTGGAAGAAACGTCCGAACTGGTTCTCAGTGACGAACAGATACATGAAATGTTACAAGAGCTGATGGAACAGGAAGAAACCAACAGCCAAATCCGTCTGGCGCTTCATGATACGCGACGCGCACTACGCTTTTTACGTCGGACGGTAAGACAACAACTGTTAACTGAACAGAAAAAAACCATTGATGAAGTCTTGCACGATATCGAATCGTTGCTGCCGCATACGCAATTTCTGTTTGATAAAATCAACTTCCAATTGGAAGTGGCAATGGGCTTTACCAACCTGCAACAGAACAAGGTTATCAAAATTTTCTCTGTGGCAGCCGTAGTCTTTCTGCCGCCGACCCTCATTGCCAGTATGTATGGGATGAACTTTGATTTTATGCCCGAATTGCACTGGCAGTTGGGTTATCTGGTCTCTATTGGAATGATGCTGGCATCCGCTTTCGGTACTTATTTCTTCTTCCGAAAGAAAGGCTGGTTATAA
- the mnmC gene encoding bifunctional tRNA (5-methylaminomethyl-2-thiouridine)(34)-methyltransferase MnmD/FAD-dependent 5-carboxymethylaminomethyl-2-thiouridine(34) oxidoreductase MnmC, with protein sequence MQTSLQNAKLSWNDAGAPISDSFEDVYFSNDNGLQETRYVFLQQNNLPERWLIHDRPVFVIAETGFGTGLNFLATWQAFRQQKQAVPETKVSRLHFISFEKFPLTRQDLQRALCAWPELTEFSESLIAAYPAAIPGCQRLRFDQGNVILDLWFGDVNDLLPQVYSPRDGLVDAWYLDGFAPSKNPDMWSENLFTQLYRLIRPQGTLATFTAAGFVRRGLTTVGFEMAKMPGHGKKREMLFGRSQKTPNSPLSAPNSVAIVGGGIASAWLSYLLTQRGYQVVLFCADPDVAQAASGNPQGAIYPLLHKPADPLSQFFSSAFHYCRQLIHEVHNQSPITFDWCGVLLKAFDEKSSQRIGELLATHFPPELIHGVTDGALFPQGGWVIPDELTHTLFQLAAATGLLTQHFNCEITAIHEQQGSWCLSTAADESYIATVLILANGAEVSRYQQTQTLPITPFRGQISSIEAVTDKENATPVVCGDGYILPARNGQQVIGATYIRNDTDRSVRDSEHQENKVKMQRTLAVNSSSHRIIDGRAAIRGVTRNHFPVVGGLRSDAQLNNELTQHSSAGGLPDMTSNLLIFAGLGSRGLCSAPLAAEILISLLLQEPVPCSLEILRELDPQRRQLKPLWRKQHQKSVRSNTRI encoded by the coding sequence ATGCAGACCTCATTACAAAACGCCAAATTAAGTTGGAATGATGCGGGAGCCCCCATTTCGGACTCTTTTGAGGATGTCTATTTTTCCAACGATAATGGTCTGCAAGAAACTCGTTATGTGTTCCTCCAGCAAAATAACCTCCCTGAACGTTGGCTAATACATGACCGCCCCGTGTTTGTAATTGCTGAGACCGGCTTTGGAACCGGACTGAATTTTTTGGCAACCTGGCAGGCATTCCGACAACAGAAACAAGCCGTACCAGAGACAAAAGTTTCTCGCTTACATTTCATCAGTTTTGAGAAATTTCCGCTCACCCGACAGGATTTACAACGGGCTTTGTGTGCATGGCCCGAACTAACTGAATTCAGTGAATCATTAATTGCTGCCTATCCTGCTGCAATCCCCGGATGTCAGCGACTTCGTTTTGATCAAGGCAACGTCATACTGGATCTCTGGTTTGGTGATGTGAATGATTTACTGCCGCAGGTTTATTCACCTCGTGACGGATTAGTGGATGCCTGGTATCTGGATGGTTTTGCGCCCAGTAAAAACCCTGATATGTGGTCAGAGAATTTGTTCACACAGCTATATCGACTGATCCGTCCTCAGGGCACATTAGCCACCTTTACTGCCGCGGGTTTCGTACGTCGAGGTTTAACTACTGTCGGCTTTGAGATGGCCAAAATGCCAGGGCACGGGAAAAAAAGGGAAATGCTGTTCGGCCGCAGTCAAAAAACACCTAACTCACCACTTTCAGCGCCAAATTCAGTAGCTATTGTGGGTGGTGGAATTGCTTCAGCCTGGCTGAGTTATCTCTTAACTCAGCGCGGATATCAGGTCGTATTATTTTGCGCCGATCCCGATGTAGCTCAGGCCGCTTCCGGGAATCCACAAGGTGCGATTTATCCGTTACTCCATAAACCTGCCGATCCGTTGTCTCAGTTTTTCAGCTCTGCATTTCACTATTGCAGACAATTAATCCATGAAGTTCATAACCAATCACCCATCACCTTCGATTGGTGCGGAGTGTTATTAAAAGCGTTTGATGAAAAATCATCACAAAGAATTGGCGAATTATTGGCTACACACTTCCCTCCAGAACTTATTCATGGTGTTACCGATGGGGCCTTATTTCCCCAAGGTGGCTGGGTTATTCCCGATGAGCTGACACACACATTATTTCAACTTGCTGCCGCTACCGGATTGTTAACCCAACATTTCAATTGTGAAATAACTGCCATCCATGAACAACAGGGTTCATGGTGTTTAAGCACCGCTGCAGACGAATCTTACATAGCCACTGTACTCATTCTGGCTAACGGCGCGGAAGTTAGTCGTTATCAGCAAACTCAGACATTGCCTATTACTCCCTTCCGTGGACAAATTTCATCCATCGAAGCCGTTACCGATAAAGAAAACGCCACTCCCGTCGTGTGCGGAGATGGTTATATCTTACCCGCCCGCAATGGCCAGCAAGTTATCGGTGCCACCTACATCCGAAATGATACCGATCGCTCGGTACGAGACAGCGAGCATCAGGAAAATAAAGTTAAAATGCAAAGAACGCTGGCAGTCAATAGCTCATCGCATCGCATCATCGATGGCCGAGCTGCCATTCGGGGGGTAACAAGAAACCATTTCCCAGTGGTTGGCGGCTTGCGCTCTGATGCTCAATTAAACAATGAGTTAACCCAGCATTCTTCTGCCGGCGGATTACCGGATATGACCTCTAACTTACTCATTTTTGCAGGGTTAGGCTCCCGGGGATTATGCTCAGCACCTTTAGCCGCCGAAATATTGATATCGTTATTACTCCAAGAGCCTGTGCCATGCTCCTTAGAAATACTGCGAGAACTGGATCCACAACGTCGCCAGTTAAAACCACTATGGCGCAAGCAACACCAGAAATCCGTGCGGAGTAATACTCGAATTTGA
- the fabB gene encoding beta-ketoacyl-ACP synthase I, whose translation MRRAVITGIGIVSSLGNNAAEVLASLKAGKSGISYSEQFEQHNLRSRVWGNIKLDVAELIDRKVLRFMGEAAAYAYLSMQQAIADAKLTEDMVSNPRTGLVAGSGGASSKNQIEACDTLREKGVRRVGPYMVPRTMSSTTSACLATPFKIKGINYSISSACATSSHCIGHALEQIQLGKQDIVFAGGGEEVDWTLALQFDAMGALSSKYNDTPEKASRTYDADRDGFVISGGGGIVVVEELEHALARGAHIYAEITGYGATSDGYDMVAPSGEGAVRCMQQAMSTVSAPIDYLNTHGTSTPVGDVKELEAIHAVFGDKAPKISATKAMSGHALGAAGVHEAIYSLLMMENKFIAPSINIEHLDPKAEGLPIVTEYQDAELNTVMSNSFGFGGTNATLVFSKFKG comes from the coding sequence ATGAGAAGAGCTGTTATCACTGGTATCGGGATCGTTTCTAGTCTGGGCAACAACGCGGCCGAAGTTCTGGCTTCGCTGAAAGCGGGTAAGTCAGGGATTTCTTATTCTGAACAGTTTGAACAACACAATCTGCGTAGCCGCGTATGGGGCAATATCAAGCTGGATGTCGCTGAACTAATTGATCGCAAAGTACTGCGTTTCATGGGCGAAGCTGCAGCGTACGCTTACCTGTCTATGCAACAAGCAATTGCTGATGCCAAATTGACTGAAGATATGGTTTCTAATCCACGGACTGGGCTGGTAGCCGGTTCAGGTGGCGCATCTTCTAAAAACCAGATCGAAGCCTGCGATACATTGCGTGAGAAGGGTGTTCGTCGTGTTGGCCCATACATGGTTCCTCGTACCATGTCTTCAACCACGTCAGCATGTCTGGCGACCCCATTTAAAATCAAAGGTATTAACTACTCCATCAGTTCTGCCTGCGCGACGTCTTCACACTGTATCGGTCATGCACTGGAACAGATCCAATTAGGCAAACAAGACATTGTTTTCGCCGGTGGCGGTGAAGAGGTGGATTGGACTCTGGCCCTGCAGTTCGATGCGATGGGTGCACTGTCCAGCAAATATAACGACACGCCAGAAAAAGCATCCCGTACTTATGATGCGGATCGTGATGGCTTCGTAATCTCTGGTGGTGGCGGTATTGTTGTTGTTGAAGAACTGGAACATGCATTAGCTCGCGGCGCTCACATCTATGCAGAAATTACCGGTTACGGCGCGACTTCTGATGGTTATGACATGGTTGCACCATCAGGTGAAGGTGCTGTTCGTTGCATGCAACAAGCCATGTCAACAGTATCTGCTCCAATCGATTATCTGAATACACATGGAACATCTACTCCTGTTGGTGATGTGAAAGAACTGGAAGCGATCCACGCTGTGTTCGGCGATAAAGCACCAAAGATCTCCGCAACTAAAGCTATGAGTGGTCATGCTCTGGGTGCTGCCGGTGTTCATGAAGCCATCTACAGCTTGCTGATGATGGAAAACAAGTTCATTGCACCAAGCATCAACATTGAACATCTGGATCCTAAAGCTGAAGGTCTGCCAATTGTGACTGAGTATCAGGATGCAGAACTGAACACTGTCATGTCGAATAGTTTCGGTTTTGGTGGCACCAACGCCACATTGGTATTCAGTAAATTTAAAGGCTAA
- a CDS encoding 4-phosphoerythronate dehydrogenase: MKIVVDENMPLTQALFAEFGEVVALPGRTMTAEQLADADILLVRSVTKVNATLLSQGNKLKFVGTATIGTDHIDKTFLAEKNITFASAPGCNKVSVGEYIISALLVIAEKYQFSLSGLSLGVIGAGNTGSAVAGKARQLGINVKLCDPFKAQSGDPRTFVSYDEALKCDLISFHVPLTRNCEHATFHLLDQKHIQALRSDQILLNASRGEVWDNQAMLSRQQSAEPLRLVMDVWENEPDILHELVPFTEIATPHIAGYSLEGKYRGTFMLYEAFCQQFGFEMKKQLSPLLPIADICSLSLQTAVNEAVLKKLIHLVYDVRRDDARFRHLVGQPGQFDEMRKKYPERREWSSLSVVAESDRNVLVDLGFNVSGF, translated from the coding sequence ATGAAGATTGTGGTTGATGAAAATATGCCACTTACCCAGGCATTGTTTGCTGAATTTGGTGAGGTCGTCGCGTTACCCGGTAGGACGATGACGGCAGAACAGTTGGCCGATGCTGATATTTTATTGGTACGTTCTGTGACTAAGGTCAATGCCACTCTCTTATCACAGGGCAATAAACTGAAGTTTGTTGGTACCGCCACCATTGGGACTGACCATATCGATAAAACATTCTTGGCGGAAAAAAATATTACGTTTGCCAGTGCTCCCGGCTGTAATAAGGTTTCAGTGGGCGAATATATCATCAGCGCATTGCTGGTGATTGCAGAGAAATATCAATTTTCTCTGTCTGGATTGTCATTGGGAGTTATCGGGGCCGGTAATACAGGCTCTGCGGTAGCCGGAAAAGCCCGGCAACTGGGTATCAATGTAAAACTATGTGATCCGTTTAAAGCGCAGTCGGGTGATCCGCGAACATTTGTTTCTTACGACGAGGCATTGAAATGTGATTTGATCAGTTTCCATGTGCCGTTAACGCGCAATTGTGAACACGCTACTTTTCATTTGTTAGATCAGAAACATATTCAGGCGTTACGTTCAGACCAGATTTTGTTGAATGCTTCACGCGGCGAAGTTTGGGATAATCAAGCCATGCTGTCGCGCCAGCAATCGGCAGAACCGTTAAGGCTGGTGATGGATGTGTGGGAAAATGAACCTGATATCCTTCATGAGCTTGTTCCGTTTACCGAAATTGCAACACCTCATATTGCAGGTTACAGCTTAGAAGGGAAATACCGAGGAACCTTCATGCTTTACGAAGCATTTTGTCAGCAGTTCGGGTTTGAGATGAAAAAACAGTTATCTCCACTTTTACCCATTGCCGATATTTGCTCGTTATCGTTACAAACTGCCGTGAATGAAGCAGTACTGAAAAAATTAATACATTTGGTTTATGACGTTCGGCGAGATGATGCCAGATTCAGACATCTGGTTGGGCAACCCGGTCAATTCGACGAAATGCGTAAGAAATACCCAGAACGACGGGAATGGAGTTCTCTCTCTGTTGTTGCTGAATCAGATCGCAATGTATTGGTCGATCTTGGTTTTAATGTTTCAGGGTTTTAA
- a CDS encoding Asd/ArgC dimerization domain-containing protein, with the protein MPMNIAIAGSEELISESLLELLQEKALPIGQMFLLTAQNAEDQESIRFNNKTVYVQELDSFDWSQVNLVFFVGNSSEYNNAFKAALHYGCKIIDLRSGEYKDSSHGLSLLDQNINLNTAVHVCPDDLAIVMAQIIMPFFEETAITQLNLVALEPVSVCGKKGTEALARETAQLMNGRPLENTLFPAQLAFNVVPEQKTPSLIAELQILFPKEKLNAAVTLLQVPVFYGTTVIADITLEDALPQQLVREMLSSVNQIELTDELLTPVSHGSNQNKIYAQFITGDSEEIQTFRLFLVTDLLRCGRVQNAISLAEQLLQ; encoded by the coding sequence ATGCCTATGAATATTGCCATTGCAGGCAGCGAAGAATTAATCAGTGAAAGTTTATTGGAATTACTACAGGAAAAAGCGCTTCCAATCGGTCAGATGTTTTTGCTGACAGCCCAGAATGCAGAAGACCAAGAGTCAATCCGTTTCAATAATAAAACGGTTTATGTACAGGAACTGGATTCTTTTGATTGGTCACAGGTTAACCTGGTTTTTTTTGTGGGCAATTCTTCGGAATATAACAACGCATTTAAAGCGGCATTACATTACGGCTGTAAAATCATAGATCTGCGTTCAGGTGAATATAAAGATTCATCACATGGTTTGAGTCTGCTCGATCAAAACATTAATTTGAATACGGCTGTTCATGTTTGTCCGGATGATCTTGCCATTGTAATGGCTCAGATCATCATGCCATTTTTTGAAGAAACGGCTATTACTCAGCTAAATCTTGTTGCTCTAGAACCCGTGTCTGTGTGTGGTAAAAAAGGAACGGAGGCGTTAGCCAGAGAAACCGCTCAACTCATGAATGGCCGACCACTGGAAAACACACTATTTCCTGCACAATTGGCCTTTAATGTGGTTCCTGAACAAAAAACGCCATCCTTAATTGCTGAGCTGCAAATATTGTTTCCTAAAGAAAAACTCAATGCAGCCGTAACCTTATTACAGGTGCCCGTTTTTTATGGAACAACCGTGATAGCTGACATCACGCTGGAAGATGCATTACCACAGCAGTTAGTTCGTGAAATGCTATCATCCGTGAATCAAATTGAATTAACAGACGAATTACTGACACCGGTTTCTCATGGTTCCAATCAGAATAAAATTTATGCGCAGTTTATAACTGGTGATTCAGAAGAGATTCAAACATTTAGATTGTTTTTGGTCACAGACTTGCTTCGTTGTGGTCGTGTTCAGAATGCAATTTCTCTGGCTGAGCAGTTACTGCAATAA
- a CDS encoding FimV/HubP family polar landmark protein has protein sequence MGFKLSRLAQAMLATALYSTAVLAADKTDDFYIEIKGPDSHVQPQLSTAPVAPVASKKISNGRTPHPYIPERLDKTVLTTNSKIYGPVKKTDTTWAIANAIRKLYPGQGISTRRVMVALHRKNPHAFASGQLDTLLAGTRLSIPSLSEIQATVIRPATQQAATKADTVEKKNALPVDKSPSVATSTPTNSQQSPSPATVASNAVPTVALSEAAKTTIVASTSSALIDSKVSELVAGTAQQPVVSSAVSTATATAPQAESEELLAFKTENKELKDQIQKLNAQLTNLQSTVQEKDQLKQELATLQTQLQEHEKAAQVAQQEKKQAALSAPTPVKGFLAEILATPLNLLLLISLPVLAILVVLSFWLRSRAKRELAAREQEMAESTAVMMDETESDFGDLLAVDLSENNDNDVAFPDLNLQDESLIPTSISAEVESNMSQMADDVPLPPDVVPEISEDIFSAAEKPDIDLNARDENPSMEASGVEKQDFAAILSDADLAQALEADFSFSAVEPEVKTEIPEPTDSFDFDLTTVEQEDDTALASRLNLDKMMADPGLQMTEQVVSEPEGWELSADEQPTDVLTASTEPDVDLKAVHDDTEKSWLKQFEADKTADMSNDYLSIDELLAQTEKMNANEATNPDSLQPNLDIGLDEFPDMLPQHDGIDIDDDGGMGAKLDLARAYLEIDDKESAKELLLEVQETGTREQIKEAEKLLSRLA, from the coding sequence ATGGGATTTAAACTATCTCGGTTGGCGCAAGCAATGTTAGCAACAGCCTTGTATTCAACAGCTGTATTGGCCGCAGATAAGACAGATGACTTTTATATTGAAATAAAAGGGCCTGATAGTCATGTCCAACCTCAGTTGTCAACGGCACCGGTTGCGCCAGTAGCCAGTAAAAAAATATCGAATGGGCGGACACCTCATCCTTATATTCCAGAGCGTCTGGATAAGACCGTATTGACGACTAACAGCAAAATCTATGGCCCGGTGAAGAAAACCGACACAACATGGGCAATTGCAAATGCAATCAGGAAATTATATCCGGGACAGGGGATCAGCACTCGGAGAGTCATGGTTGCATTGCACCGGAAAAATCCTCATGCATTTGCGAGTGGACAGCTTGATACATTGCTGGCAGGTACTCGTCTTTCAATTCCGTCATTAAGTGAAATTCAGGCAACAGTTATTCGTCCGGCCACACAGCAGGCTGCGACCAAAGCAGATACGGTAGAGAAGAAAAATGCATTACCGGTAGACAAATCGCCATCAGTGGCAACGTCTACGCCGACAAATAGTCAACAATCCCCGTCTCCCGCTACCGTTGCATCGAATGCGGTGCCGACTGTGGCGTTATCTGAAGCAGCAAAGACCACGATTGTCGCATCAACCTCGTCAGCATTAATTGATAGTAAAGTTTCTGAACTGGTAGCTGGAACAGCGCAACAGCCTGTCGTTTCGTCTGCAGTCTCTACAGCAACAGCGACTGCTCCTCAGGCTGAAAGCGAAGAATTGTTGGCTTTTAAAACAGAAAATAAAGAGTTAAAAGATCAGATCCAGAAATTGAATGCGCAGCTCACGAATTTGCAGTCGACTGTGCAAGAAAAAGACCAGTTGAAGCAAGAATTAGCGACGTTACAGACGCAATTACAAGAGCATGAGAAAGCGGCGCAGGTTGCACAACAAGAGAAAAAACAGGCAGCACTCTCTGCACCAACCCCGGTTAAGGGATTCCTAGCCGAAATTTTAGCAACACCTTTAAACTTGTTGTTGCTCATTTCATTACCTGTTTTGGCTATTCTAGTGGTGTTGAGTTTCTGGCTGCGTTCTCGCGCAAAACGAGAATTAGCTGCCCGTGAGCAGGAGATGGCTGAATCGACTGCCGTTATGATGGATGAAACGGAAAGTGATTTTGGCGATTTGCTGGCGGTGGATTTATCGGAAAACAATGACAACGATGTTGCCTTTCCTGATTTGAATTTACAGGATGAATCATTGATTCCGACCTCCATCTCGGCAGAAGTAGAGTCCAACATGTCTCAAATGGCAGATGACGTTCCTCTACCGCCTGATGTGGTTCCTGAAATCTCAGAAGATATTTTCAGCGCTGCAGAAAAACCGGATATTGATCTAAATGCACGGGATGAAAACCCTTCGATGGAAGCCAGCGGGGTAGAGAAACAAGATTTTGCGGCTATTCTGTCTGATGCGGATCTTGCGCAGGCACTGGAAGCTGATTTTTCATTTTCAGCGGTTGAGCCAGAAGTAAAAACCGAAATCCCGGAACCGACTGACTCATTTGATTTTGACTTGACGACTGTCGAACAAGAGGATGATACAGCATTAGCCTCGCGTCTGAATCTTGACAAGATGATGGCAGATCCTGGTTTACAAATGACCGAACAGGTAGTGTCTGAGCCTGAAGGCTGGGAGCTTTCTGCAGATGAGCAACCAACAGACGTTCTGACTGCTTCTACAGAGCCGGATGTTGATCTGAAAGCGGTACATGACGATACCGAAAAATCATGGTTAAAGCAGTTTGAAGCCGATAAAACGGCAGATATGTCAAATGATTACCTCTCGATTGATGAGTTGTTGGCTCAAACCGAAAAAATGAATGCAAATGAAGCTACTAATCCAGATTCGCTTCAGCCTAATCTGGATATCGGTTTGGATGAATTTCCTGATATGTTGCCACAACATGATGGTATTGATATCGATGATGATGGTGGTATGGGCGCCAAACTGGATCTGGCCCGGGCATATCTCGAAATTGATGATAAAGAAAGTGCGAAAGAATTGCTTCTTGAGGTGCAGGAAACTGGCACCAGAGAGCAAATAAAAGAGGCTGAAAAACTACTTTCCCGTCTTGCATAA
- the truA gene encoding tRNA pseudouridine(38-40) synthase TruA yields the protein MRIALGIEYFGANYYGWQRQREVNSIQQELETALSRVANHSVEIQCAGRTDAGVNATGQVIHFDTTAQRQISAWTLGINAQLPDDIAVRWAHIVDDTFHARFSATARRYRYIIYNEPLRPGILSKGVSHYYHPLDAEKMNEAGQLLLGERDFTSFRAAQCQSNTPFRNIMSLAVHRAGSYVILDIQANAFLHHMVRNIMGSLLLVGTGEKPIEWIAEILEAKDRTVSGATAKAEGLYLVDVTYPQNYGLPKPPLGPLWFNA from the coding sequence ATGCGTATTGCGCTAGGAATAGAATATTTCGGTGCTAACTATTATGGTTGGCAACGACAGCGAGAAGTAAATAGTATCCAGCAAGAGTTGGAAACGGCGTTATCCCGGGTTGCTAACCATTCAGTAGAGATACAGTGTGCTGGACGTACGGATGCGGGTGTGAATGCCACTGGGCAGGTCATTCATTTTGATACCACAGCGCAGCGGCAAATCTCAGCCTGGACTCTGGGTATCAATGCACAACTGCCAGATGATATTGCAGTTCGTTGGGCTCATATCGTGGACGATACTTTTCATGCTCGGTTTTCCGCAACTGCTCGGCGCTATCGGTATATCATTTACAACGAACCTTTGAGACCAGGCATTCTTTCAAAGGGGGTTAGTCATTATTACCATCCATTAGATGCAGAAAAAATGAATGAAGCCGGACAACTATTGCTGGGCGAGCGTGATTTTACCTCATTCAGGGCTGCTCAATGCCAGTCTAATACGCCATTTCGTAATATCATGTCGCTGGCGGTTCATCGTGCTGGTAGTTATGTCATCTTAGACATCCAAGCAAATGCGTTCCTACACCATATGGTCAGAAATATTATGGGTTCGTTGTTGCTGGTTGGTACCGGTGAAAAACCGATAGAGTGGATTGCTGAGATCCTGGAAGCCAAAGATCGGACCGTGTCTGGCGCGACGGCAAAAGCAGAAGGGCTATATCTGGTGGATGTGACTTATCCTCAAAATTACGGGCTGCCTAAGCCACCCTTAGGTCCGTTATGGTTTAACGCATAA
- the accD gene encoding acetyl-CoA carboxylase, carboxyltransferase subunit beta — MSWLEKILPKSDNSRRHNIPEGIWTKCDGCEQVLYKAEVERSLSVCPKCGHHMRIGARARLERFLDVNNRSELGAELEPQDILKFKDSKRYKDRLTSAQKDTNEKDALVVMKGTVKGVPVVACAFEFTFMGGSMGSVVGARFVRAVDECIKERRGLICFSASGGARMQEALFSLMQMAKTSAALERLSEEGLPYISVLTDPTMGGVSASFAMLGDINVGEPKALIGFAGPRVIEQTVREKLPEGFQRSEFLLEKGAIDMIIDRRNMRDKLASILGKYMNLSVVEDMHA; from the coding sequence ATGAGCTGGCTTGAAAAGATTCTTCCAAAAAGCGATAACTCCCGTCGTCACAATATACCTGAAGGTATTTGGACAAAATGCGACGGTTGTGAGCAGGTATTATACAAAGCCGAAGTAGAACGTAGTTTATCTGTTTGTCCAAAATGTGGTCATCACATGCGGATCGGTGCCAGAGCACGGCTGGAACGTTTTCTGGACGTGAATAATCGGAGTGAACTGGGAGCAGAACTTGAGCCGCAGGATATTCTGAAATTCAAAGATTCAAAACGATACAAAGATCGTCTGACGTCAGCACAGAAAGATACAAACGAAAAAGACGCTTTAGTGGTGATGAAGGGCACGGTTAAAGGTGTTCCTGTTGTGGCCTGCGCATTTGAATTTACATTCATGGGCGGCTCAATGGGATCTGTGGTTGGTGCTCGCTTTGTACGTGCCGTCGATGAGTGCATTAAAGAACGTCGAGGTTTGATCTGTTTTTCTGCATCTGGCGGCGCTCGTATGCAGGAAGCATTGTTTTCCTTGATGCAAATGGCTAAAACCAGTGCGGCACTTGAGCGTCTGAGCGAAGAAGGTTTACCTTATATTTCGGTACTTACAGATCCAACCATGGGTGGGGTATCTGCAAGTTTCGCCATGCTAGGTGATATCAATGTCGGTGAACCTAAAGCATTGATTGGTTTTGCTGGTCCGCGTGTTATTGAGCAGACTGTGCGTGAGAAATTGCCAGAAGGTTTCCAGCGTTCAGAATTCCTGTTGGAAAAAGGTGCAATCGACATGATCATTGATCGTCGAAACATGCGCGATAAATTAGCTTCTATTCTTGGTAAATACATGAACCTCAGTGTTGTTGAGGACATGCACGCATGA